CATCTTTGATAGCTATTGCTCTAGAGATTTATAACAACATTAACACTAGCTAATATTAAGCATAAAATATTATTATATTTAACATTATTATCTCACAGTAAACTACAGAATAGATAGTTTTTTTCAATTTATTCCGAATAAAAACTACTTTCTTCAATGCTGAAAAATATCAACTAAGTTTTAAAATTTATTTCATATTTATAATAGGATTACTCTTGCCTACTTACATAGAAAATCTCTTTAAACCAATTATTAAATTGATAATCATTTGGTATTCCAATATCAAAGTTTGAAAATAGATATGTCTCAACATCCATATCATCAAAAACATCAAATATCCAACCATCTGAATATTCAAACTTTTCAGATTCTTCAAAAGATAAATTATCTCTTATTTCTTTAATATATTCATCTGATACTGAAACCGTCAAATATAATAGTATTTCATCAATAGGTTTATGAGCCACCAAAGAGTTCCCATGAGTATATTGACTAATAAGGGAATTTAATGATTTCCTCAAGGAGAATAAAAAGTTATAGTCATATTCCATTAAATAATCACTAGGTAAGAAAAAACTTAATTCTGAGTCTTGCAATTGTCCAATATGAGTACCTTTAGGAAGACTAGATAATTCTTCTAAATCATGATCAATATAATCAGAAAGAATATCTGTACCCGCACAAAATGAAATAGCAGCAAATAGACCATGATATTCAAAAACAGTTTTTGACCAAGCGTCATGAGATTGATATTCGTTTAAAAGAGATTGGATTGATTCATCAGAGTTTAAATTATCAGGAAATTTCGTCCATTCTAAAGCCTTTAGTATTCCTTTGATTTTATCTTGTCTTATTGGATTACCAGCTTCATATTTTTTCCAAGTCTGTACCCCAACACTAGCGATATTAGAAGCCTTCTGAACAGTTAACGCTAGCTCTAATCTTCTATCTTTAATAATTCTGGCTAATTCTTCAGTTTTTCTCATAGAATCTGTAGACATTGTTATCCTCCTTTTTGATATACCTAAACATTCAAACGTGGCATTAAAAGTGAACCAATTATCAATATCAATTAAATTCTTACAAAAATACAGCATTAAAGCTTATATTCAATACTTAATGCTGTGTCTCACCAACCAATTTTTTTCTAACTAATTCCAATCAACTCTGACAGACAATTACTCTTCCCTCTTCCTAGACACTACCATCCCAAATCCCGCCACGATAGCTAAAGCAGCTACTCCAAAAATCACATATTATTGCTTTTCACCAGTATCCAGTAGTTCTTCATTTCTTTCTACTTTTTAGCAGCCTTTTACATTTTCAGTTGCCTCACTCTTTTCAACCGATTCCTATTCAACTTCCTTAGGATCAACTTCCATCACAGGCAACACTGGATCCAACACCACTTCACTTGAAATACATTCTATCGAAACTTATATTCTTTTAATTAATATCACTTATTCTATAGTAATTTGAGTTTCATAAATCAATTATACAAATTTAAAGCTGTTATTACTAGGTTAAAATCATAAATGTTTTTTATGTATAACTTTTACTGCTGTTTCTAGATTGCAATTTAAATATATTTATTCTATTTAATTGCATAAATTTATATCGATTTTCATAATCTGCTGTTTCTTATCATATAAGCATGGAAAACCATTTCCTAAAATTCCGTTTAATAACATACTTTTTTATTAATTTAATTTCATTCTTGAAATCATCAAAAGTAGTCATATTTCAAAAATTCCTTTAATAATATAATTACTTTAATACTATAAAATATTGCTATAAGAATCGTGGTTAATGAAATGGTTTGTAAAAACAACAATGATTCCTCTAGCATAAACAGCTAAATGAACTTCAAAATACACAATAAAACTTAATATTCAATCAAACGAAGCAGAAAAACCCAGTATCATATGCTAATAATGCAACACCAGCAGATACATTGCCATCTACTGGAGAAGTTCAAACCAACTCTTACTTGAATCATATCCTGATTAATAGTGAAGTCACAAAACGAGAACAACATGGTTTAGAAGTCTTCTAATGATTTCAGAAGAGGTTGAAAACCGTATCGCTCGATACTATTTTCACCGTTATCTCCCAACTTCTATCCTGGAAGAATTAGAATCCCTACTCTTGCTTTGTTTGGAGGAAGATGAACCATCTGGTTATGAAATGGTTAGATTAGCCATTAGTTACATTGAAAAAAATAAAATAAGAAATAAGCTACTAGTTTTGTTCTATATCTAAACTAGTAGCTTTTCTGTTGATTAATATGTAATTTGGAAAGGTTCAGATAGGGGGAATGTCTTCTGCACTGATGGATCTATTTACCGCACTGAGTGGAGCTAAAGTCCGCACATGTGGAGTTATTCATCAACAATATTCAGATTGTGACAAACTACCAAGTATCAGGAATGGATAAAGAGGAAGCGATGCGTTATGTGACCGAAAAATTAGCGGCTGCAGGTGTTACTGAAACGATTTTTCCCGAAGCAATCTTAATGACCATACTTTCTAGTGTTGGAGATAGCACGCGCTTTTGACCTGTATCTCACTCAATGTTTAAATATGAGGGCGCAGTCTAAACAACGGGCGATTACTCAAACAATTGTCGAGGCAGTTATGAACAAAACAAGTTATATTAAACTAACACACAAAACAATGATGATTGTAATCACTGTTTTGTGTGGTTTTTTTAAAGTTATAAATGCTGGACGATTAAGCGCGGTTCTTTGATAAAATAATAAAACAAGCAAAATACTCCAGTGATAAATGGTCGAAAATAGCTGAAATTTTTTGCGTTTAAAGTGCTAGCAGAAAGTGCCGGACAACACTCTAGCCTTCCAAAAATTATGAAAATAGATTATAGTAAATTTAGTAATTACAATGATTTATATTTGCTAAATAATATGAAGTCTTATACTTCAAATTTACAAATTAAAATATTAGGAGAACAAGATGGAAAAAAGAAAATTTTGGATTGAATGGATGATAGTTGCAATTGCAATAGTAATTATTTTTTTTAGTGTACTATGCGATGTCTTCGACATAATAATCTTTAAAATAGGATTAAGCAGCGCTCGATTTCTGGATTTAGTTAATACTCTATTTAATATTCAAGCTTCTATTTCTACACTGGGAATTGCTTTATTAGCACTCTTAATAGATAGTATAGAAGAAAAAAGATATGGGGTTAAAATTGGTAAATTCGTTATGACAAATCACATTAAACTATTAACTCACCAAGCAATAATAATTTTTGAAATTCTTCTATTAATTGTAAATTATATATTTTTGTTATTCAATTGGTTAAATGCTAGCGTTTCA
This window of the Fundicoccus culcitae genome carries:
- a CDS encoding helix-turn-helix domain-containing protein yields the protein MSTDSMRKTEELARIIKDRRLELALTVQKASNIASVGVQTWKKYEAGNPIRQDKIKGILKALEWTKFPDNLNSDESIQSLLNEYQSHDAWSKTVFEYHGLFAAISFCAGTDILSDYIDHDLEELSSLPKGTHIGQLQDSELSFFLPSDYLMEYDYNFLFSLRKSLNSLISQYTHGNSLVAHKPIDEILLYLTVSVSDEYIKEIRDNLSFEESEKFEYSDGWIFDVFDDMDVETYLFSNFDIGIPNDYQFNNWFKEIFYVSRQE